From a single Mycolicibacterium moriokaense genomic region:
- a CDS encoding thiolase domain-containing protein yields MAKQLAAVLGTGQTKYVAKRKDVSMNGLVREAIDRALQDSGSTFADIDAVVVGKAPDFFEGVMMPELFMADATGATNKPLIRVHTAGSVGGSTAIVAASLVQSGKYKRVLTMAWEKQSESNAMWALSIPVPFTKPVGAGAGGYFAPHVRAYIRRSGAPSHIGAMVAVKDRRNGAKNPLAHLHQPDITVEKVLESPMLWDPIRYDETCPSSDGAAAMVIGDEAAADARVADGHPVAWIHATSLRTEPLAYAGRDQVNPQASRDAAAALWKDAGIKSPIDEIDAAEVYVPFSWYEPMWLESLGFAPEGEGWKLTEAGETEITGRIPFNASGGVLSSNPIGASGMIRFAESAIQVMGKAGDHQVKGARKALGHAYGGGAQYFSMWVVSSDKPAAEQ; encoded by the coding sequence GTGGCCAAGCAACTCGCAGCGGTGCTGGGCACCGGGCAGACGAAGTACGTCGCCAAGCGCAAGGACGTGTCGATGAACGGCTTGGTGCGCGAAGCCATCGACAGGGCGCTTCAGGACTCCGGTTCGACGTTCGCCGACATCGACGCCGTGGTGGTGGGCAAGGCACCCGACTTCTTCGAAGGCGTGATGATGCCGGAGTTGTTCATGGCCGACGCCACGGGCGCGACGAACAAGCCGCTTATCCGCGTGCACACCGCCGGCTCGGTGGGCGGGTCCACCGCGATCGTCGCGGCCAGCCTGGTGCAATCGGGCAAGTACAAGCGCGTGCTGACGATGGCCTGGGAGAAGCAGTCGGAGTCGAACGCCATGTGGGCGTTGAGCATTCCGGTGCCGTTCACCAAACCGGTCGGAGCCGGGGCGGGTGGCTACTTCGCCCCGCACGTGCGCGCATACATCCGCCGCTCGGGCGCCCCGAGCCACATCGGCGCGATGGTGGCGGTGAAGGACCGGCGCAACGGCGCCAAGAACCCGCTGGCGCATCTACACCAGCCCGACATCACCGTCGAGAAGGTGTTGGAATCACCGATGCTGTGGGATCCGATCCGCTACGACGAGACCTGCCCGTCGTCGGATGGCGCAGCGGCGATGGTGATCGGCGACGAGGCGGCCGCCGATGCCCGGGTTGCCGACGGTCACCCCGTGGCATGGATCCACGCCACCTCGCTGCGCACCGAACCCCTGGCGTATGCGGGCCGTGACCAGGTCAACCCGCAGGCCAGCCGCGACGCCGCCGCCGCGCTGTGGAAGGACGCCGGGATCAAGAGCCCGATCGACGAGATCGACGCGGCCGAGGTGTACGTGCCGTTCTCCTGGTACGAGCCGATGTGGTTGGAAAGCCTCGGCTTCGCGCCCGAGGGTGAGGGCTGGAAGCTCACCGAGGCAGGCGAAACCGAGATCACCGGCCGGATTCCGTTCAACGCATCCGGCGGCGTGCTCTCGTCGAATCCGATCGGCGCTTCGGGCATGATCCGGTTCGCAGAGTCAGCGATCCAGGTGATGGGCAAGGCGGGCGACCACCAGGTGAAGGGTGCCCGCAAGGCGCTCGGTCACGCGTACGGCGGTGGTGCACAGTACTTCTCGATGTGGGTGGTCAGTTCCGATAAGCCGGCGGCCGAGCAATGA
- a CDS encoding thiolase domain-containing protein — translation MTSSRDVAVVGFAHAPHVRRTEGTTNGVEMLMPCFHQLYEELGLKQTDIGFWCSGSSDYLAGRAFSFISAIDSIGAVPPINESHVEMDAAWALYEAYIKLLTGQVETALVYGFGKSSAGNLRRVLALQTDPYTVAPLWPDSVSMAGLQARLGLDAGKWTAEQMAQVALDAFAAAGRTDSEKPAKSIDELLERPFFADPLRRHDIAPITDGASAIVLAAGDRARELRENPAWITGIEHRIETPVLGARDLTTSPSTAASAQAATGGDAASIEVAEIHAPFSHQQLILAEAIGLPSTTTVNPSGGALSANPMFSAGLERIGFAARHIFDGSAQRVLAHATSGPVLQQNLVAVLEGK, via the coding sequence ATGACTAGCTCAAGAGATGTAGCAGTGGTGGGCTTCGCGCACGCACCCCACGTCCGCCGCACCGAAGGCACCACCAACGGCGTCGAAATGCTGATGCCGTGCTTCCACCAGCTCTACGAAGAACTCGGCCTCAAGCAGACCGACATCGGATTCTGGTGCTCGGGCTCGTCGGATTACCTTGCCGGCAGGGCCTTCTCGTTCATCTCAGCGATCGATTCGATCGGCGCAGTGCCGCCGATCAACGAGTCGCACGTCGAGATGGACGCGGCGTGGGCGCTCTACGAGGCTTACATCAAACTGCTCACCGGCCAGGTCGAGACCGCGCTGGTCTACGGCTTCGGCAAGTCTTCGGCGGGCAACCTTCGCCGGGTGCTCGCGCTGCAGACCGACCCCTACACCGTCGCGCCGCTGTGGCCGGATTCGGTGTCGATGGCGGGCCTGCAGGCGCGGCTCGGTCTGGACGCCGGCAAGTGGACCGCCGAGCAGATGGCTCAGGTCGCACTCGACGCGTTCGCCGCGGCAGGGCGCACCGATTCGGAGAAACCGGCCAAGAGCATCGACGAACTACTCGAGCGACCGTTCTTCGCCGACCCGCTTCGGCGCCATGACATCGCGCCGATCACCGACGGCGCGTCGGCGATCGTGCTCGCCGCGGGCGACAGGGCTCGCGAGTTGCGGGAGAACCCCGCCTGGATCACCGGCATCGAGCACCGCATCGAAACCCCCGTACTCGGTGCGCGTGACCTGACGACCTCACCCTCGACGGCGGCGTCTGCGCAGGCGGCGACGGGCGGCGACGCCGCCTCGATCGAAGTGGCCGAGATCCATGCCCCGTTCAGCCACCAGCAGTTGATCCTCGCCGAGGCGATCGGGCTGCCGTCGACGACGACGGTCAATCCGTCCGGCGGCGCGCTGTCAGCCAACCCGATGTTCTCGGCCGGCCTCGAACGGATCGGCTTCGCCGCCCGGCACATCTTCGACGGGTCGGCGCAGCGCGTGCTCGCCCACGCGACCAGCGGCCCTGTGCTGCAACAGAATCTCGTCGCAGTCCTGGAGGGGAAGTAG
- a CDS encoding Zn-ribbon domain-containing OB-fold protein encodes MTTSQSSPVQIDQHEPPLSAPLKLSFDYTRSVGPLLSQFFTALRDRRIVGVRGSDGRVLVPPAEYDPVTYAELTEIVPVSSVGTVVSWTWQPEPLEGQPLDRPFAWALVKLDGADTPMLHAVDAGSADQISTGARVHAHWVDEPVGAITDIAYFALGDQAENAPDVTDDRDPVTMVVVPTAIEIQHSASLPESAFLRALEEGKLLGARTGDDGKVYFPAREADPATGKQLDQFVELPDKGTVTTFAIINIPFAGQRIKPPYVAAYVLLDGADIPFLHLVTEIDPADVRMGMRVQAVWKPREEWGLGIDNIDYFRPTGEPDADYDSYKHHL; translated from the coding sequence GTGACCACCAGCCAAAGCAGCCCGGTGCAGATCGATCAGCATGAGCCGCCACTTTCGGCACCGTTGAAACTTTCATTCGACTACACCCGTTCAGTCGGTCCACTCCTGTCCCAGTTCTTCACTGCGCTGCGCGACCGACGCATCGTCGGCGTGCGTGGTTCGGACGGTCGGGTGCTGGTGCCCCCTGCCGAGTACGACCCGGTCACCTATGCGGAATTGACCGAGATCGTACCGGTGAGCAGCGTCGGAACGGTCGTGTCCTGGACGTGGCAGCCGGAGCCACTCGAAGGCCAGCCGCTGGACCGTCCGTTCGCGTGGGCATTGGTGAAGCTCGACGGGGCCGACACGCCCATGCTTCATGCCGTCGACGCCGGCTCCGCCGACCAGATCAGCACCGGCGCCCGCGTGCATGCGCACTGGGTCGACGAACCCGTCGGCGCAATCACCGATATCGCCTACTTCGCGCTCGGTGACCAGGCCGAGAACGCTCCGGACGTGACCGATGACCGGGACCCGGTGACGATGGTCGTCGTTCCCACGGCGATCGAAATCCAGCACAGCGCATCGCTTCCCGAGAGCGCGTTCCTGCGTGCCCTCGAGGAGGGCAAGCTGCTCGGTGCCCGCACCGGCGACGACGGCAAGGTCTATTTCCCTGCGCGCGAGGCTGATCCAGCGACGGGTAAGCAGCTGGACCAGTTCGTCGAACTTCCCGACAAGGGCACGGTGACGACGTTCGCGATCATCAACATCCCCTTTGCCGGGCAGCGCATCAAGCCGCCCTACGTCGCGGCCTACGTGCTGCTCGACGGCGCGGACATCCCGTTCTTGCATCTGGTCACCGAGATCGATCCTGCCGACGTCCGGATGGGCATGCGGGTCCAAGCGGTGTGGAAGCCGCGCGAAGAGTGGGGCCTCGGCATCGACAACATCGACTACTTCCGGCCGACGGGTGAACCCGATGCGGACTACGACTCCTACAAGCACCACCTGTAA
- a CDS encoding LLM class F420-dependent oxidoreductase, translated as MKLGLQLGYWGAKPPTNDAELVAAAEEAGFDTVFTAEAWGSDAFTPLAWWGRETTRMRLGTSVVQLSARTPTACAMAALTLDHLSGGRHILGLGVSGPQVVEGWYGQKFPKPLARTREYIDILRQVWAREAPVHSDGPHYPLPLTGKGTTGLGKNLKPITHPLRADIPVMLGAEGPKNVALAAEICDGWLPIFYSPRIAGMYNEWLDEGFARPGARNTRETFEICATAQVVVTDDRPAVMELMKPHLALYMGGMGAEDTNFHADVYRRMGYAEVVDDVTKLFRSDRKDEAAKIIPDELVDDSAIVGDLGYVQEQIKAWEAAGVTMMVVGARSVEQIRDLAALV; from the coding sequence ATGAAGCTGGGACTTCAGCTGGGATATTGGGGCGCCAAGCCGCCCACCAACGACGCAGAATTGGTCGCCGCGGCCGAGGAGGCCGGGTTCGACACCGTGTTCACGGCCGAGGCGTGGGGCTCCGACGCCTTCACGCCGCTGGCCTGGTGGGGGCGGGAAACCACGAGGATGCGGCTGGGCACCTCGGTCGTCCAGCTGTCGGCCAGGACGCCGACCGCATGCGCGATGGCCGCGCTGACGCTCGATCACCTCTCCGGCGGCAGGCACATCCTCGGGCTGGGGGTGTCCGGACCGCAGGTGGTCGAGGGTTGGTACGGGCAGAAGTTCCCGAAGCCGCTGGCCCGCACCCGCGAGTACATCGACATCCTGCGTCAGGTGTGGGCCCGCGAGGCTCCCGTGCACAGCGACGGCCCGCACTACCCGCTGCCGTTGACCGGTAAGGGCACGACGGGGCTGGGCAAGAACCTCAAGCCGATCACCCACCCGTTGCGGGCCGATATCCCGGTGATGCTGGGCGCAGAAGGTCCGAAGAACGTCGCGCTGGCCGCTGAGATCTGCGACGGCTGGCTGCCCATCTTCTACTCGCCGCGGATCGCGGGCATGTACAACGAATGGCTGGACGAGGGTTTCGCGCGCCCCGGCGCGCGGAACACCCGGGAGACCTTCGAGATCTGCGCGACGGCCCAGGTGGTCGTCACCGACGACCGTCCTGCGGTCATGGAGCTGATGAAGCCGCACCTGGCGCTGTACATGGGCGGGATGGGCGCCGAGGACACCAACTTCCACGCCGACGTCTACCGCCGAATGGGCTACGCCGAGGTCGTCGACGACGTCACCAAGCTGTTCCGCAGCGACCGCAAGGACGAGGCGGCCAAGATCATTCCCGACGAGCTGGTCGACGACTCCGCGATCGTGGGGGACCTCGGCTACGTGCAGGAACAGATCAAGGCGTGGGAGGCCGCGGGCGTGACCATGATGGTCGTCGGCGCGCGCTCCGTCGAACAGATCCGGGATCTCGCTGCGCTGGTGTGA
- a CDS encoding acetoacetate decarboxylase family protein, whose amino-acid sequence MTASQYTIAGTVLTMPVRVRKATQHMAMFSVDADAAQAMIDYSGLNVCRYRPNRAIVVLMLMRYIDTDLGEYYEYGTNVMVNPPGSDAKGLRALQSAGAFVHHLPVDQPFTLEAGCTIWGYPKVMADFTIRDGNTYSFDVTIDGQFAVGMDFKPGLRVPSAFTSRPQAHPTYSYRDGVRRQTLGEMSMTDVRYRPGGATVRLGGHPYAKELASLGFPKRALVSSSAGNVEMSFADAQEV is encoded by the coding sequence ATGACTGCTTCGCAGTACACGATCGCCGGCACGGTGCTCACCATGCCGGTACGGGTCCGCAAGGCGACCCAGCACATGGCGATGTTCTCCGTCGATGCCGACGCGGCTCAGGCGATGATCGACTACAGCGGTCTGAACGTGTGCCGGTACCGGCCGAACCGCGCGATCGTCGTGCTGATGCTGATGCGCTACATCGACACCGATCTCGGCGAGTACTACGAGTACGGGACCAATGTGATGGTCAACCCGCCGGGGTCGGACGCGAAGGGGTTGCGCGCGCTGCAGTCCGCCGGGGCGTTCGTCCACCACCTACCCGTGGACCAGCCGTTCACCCTCGAGGCGGGGTGCACGATCTGGGGTTACCCGAAGGTGATGGCGGATTTCACGATTCGCGACGGTAACACCTATTCGTTCGACGTCACCATCGACGGACAGTTCGCCGTCGGCATGGACTTCAAGCCCGGCCTGCGGGTGCCATCGGCCTTCACGTCCCGGCCACAAGCGCACCCCACCTACTCGTACCGCGATGGTGTCCGCCGTCAGACCCTCGGCGAGATGTCGATGACCGACGTGCGCTACCGCCCGGGTGGTGCAACCGTCCGACTGGGCGGGCATCCGTACGCGAAAGAACTCGCGTCGCTGGGTTTTCCGAAACGTGCGCTGGTCTCCAGTTCGGCTGGCAACGTGGAGATGTCGTTCGCAGACGCGCAGGAGGTGTGA
- a CDS encoding cytochrome P450 produces MAAPTSTKPDVDLTDGAFYAGDSRSVYKWMREHEPVFRDRNDLAAAATYQAVIEAERQPEIFSNAGGIRPDQPGVEMMIEMDDPQHLLRRKLVNSGFTRRRVKDLEPSINTLCDTLIDAVCERGECDFVWDLAAPLPMAVIGDMLGVRPEEREMFLKWSDDLVSSLSSTADEADIQVTMDAFATYSNYMMGMIEARKKEPTDDLVSVLVHAEVEGSKLEDHQIVTEVLLLLIGGDETTRHTLSGGTRQLLLHPEAHQRLINDLDLLPNAIEEMLRWTAPVKNMARTLTRDIEFHGASLKEGEKIILLFESANFDEKVFENPDEFNIDRYPNNHLAFGFGTHFCLGNQLARLELSIMQTKLLQRLPDLRLASAEELPLRPANFVSGLERMPVKFTPTKPVLR; encoded by the coding sequence ATGGCAGCCCCAACATCGACGAAGCCGGATGTCGATCTGACCGATGGCGCGTTCTACGCCGGCGACTCTCGGTCGGTCTACAAGTGGATGCGTGAGCACGAGCCGGTCTTCCGGGACCGAAACGATTTGGCCGCCGCCGCGACGTATCAGGCGGTGATCGAGGCCGAGCGTCAGCCCGAGATCTTCTCCAACGCAGGCGGTATCCGGCCCGACCAGCCGGGCGTGGAGATGATGATCGAGATGGACGACCCGCAGCATCTGTTGCGGCGCAAGCTCGTCAACTCAGGTTTCACCCGCAGACGGGTCAAAGACCTTGAGCCGTCCATCAATACGCTGTGCGACACGCTGATCGACGCGGTGTGCGAGCGCGGCGAGTGCGATTTCGTCTGGGACCTCGCTGCGCCGTTGCCGATGGCGGTCATCGGCGACATGCTCGGTGTGCGTCCGGAAGAGCGCGAGATGTTCCTCAAGTGGTCCGACGACCTCGTCAGCTCGTTGAGCAGCACCGCGGACGAAGCGGACATCCAGGTCACGATGGATGCGTTCGCGACCTACAGCAATTACATGATGGGCATGATCGAGGCCCGCAAGAAGGAGCCGACCGACGATCTGGTCAGCGTCCTGGTGCACGCCGAGGTCGAGGGGTCCAAGCTCGAGGACCACCAGATCGTCACCGAGGTGCTGCTGCTGTTGATCGGCGGCGACGAGACGACGCGTCACACGCTGTCGGGCGGAACCCGGCAGCTGCTGCTCCACCCGGAGGCGCACCAGCGGCTGATCAACGACCTCGACCTGTTGCCGAATGCGATCGAAGAGATGCTGCGGTGGACGGCGCCGGTGAAGAACATGGCGCGAACCCTCACCCGCGACATCGAGTTTCACGGCGCCTCCCTCAAAGAGGGCGAGAAGATCATCCTGCTCTTCGAGTCGGCCAACTTCGACGAGAAGGTGTTCGAGAACCCCGATGAGTTCAACATCGACCGGTATCCGAACAACCATCTCGCGTTCGGCTTCGGCACCCACTTCTGTCTGGGCAACCAACTCGCTCGACTCGAGCTGTCGATCATGCAGACGAAGCTGCTGCAGCGGCTACCGGACCTGCGGCTGGCCTCCGCCGAGGAGCTTCCACTTCGGCCTGCGAACTTCGTCTCGGGGTTGGAGCGGATGCCGGTGAAGTTCACGCCGACCAAGCCCGTCCTGCGCTAG
- a CDS encoding crotonase/enoyl-CoA hydratase family protein, with the protein MSDEEKPAKGPDALIEQRGHTLILTLNRPEARNALSTEMLSLMVEAWDRVDNDPEIRSCILTGAGGYFCAGMDLKAATAKPPGDSFKDGSYDPSRIDALLKGRRLTKPLIAAVEGPAIAGGTEILQGTDIRIAGESAKFGVSEAKWSLYPMGGSAVRLVRQIPYTLACDILLTGRHLTAAEAKEMGLIGYVVPDGTALEKALEIAEVINNNGPLAVQAILKTIRETEGLHENEAFKIDTKIGIEVFLSDDAKEGPLAFKEKRAPNFKMK; encoded by the coding sequence GTGAGCGACGAAGAAAAACCGGCAAAAGGGCCTGACGCCCTCATTGAGCAGCGCGGACACACCCTGATCCTGACGCTGAACCGGCCGGAAGCGCGCAACGCGCTGTCCACCGAGATGCTCTCGCTCATGGTCGAGGCATGGGACCGCGTCGACAACGATCCCGAGATCCGCTCCTGCATCCTGACCGGCGCGGGCGGCTACTTCTGCGCAGGGATGGACCTCAAGGCGGCGACAGCCAAGCCGCCGGGCGACTCCTTCAAGGACGGCAGCTACGACCCGTCCCGTATCGACGCGTTGCTCAAGGGTCGCAGGCTCACCAAGCCGTTGATCGCCGCCGTCGAGGGCCCGGCCATCGCCGGTGGCACCGAGATCCTGCAGGGCACCGACATCCGCATCGCGGGCGAGAGCGCCAAGTTCGGGGTCTCGGAGGCGAAGTGGAGCCTGTACCCGATGGGCGGCTCGGCGGTTCGCCTCGTGCGCCAGATCCCCTACACCCTCGCATGCGACATCCTGCTGACCGGACGTCACTTGACCGCCGCCGAGGCCAAGGAGATGGGACTCATCGGCTATGTCGTGCCGGACGGCACGGCGCTGGAGAAAGCGTTGGAGATCGCCGAGGTGATCAACAACAACGGACCACTTGCGGTGCAGGCCATCCTGAAGACGATCCGCGAAACCGAGGGCCTGCACGAGAACGAAGCCTTCAAGATCGACACGAAGATCGGTATCGAGGTGTTCCTGTCCGACGACGCCAAGGAAGGTCCGCTGGCGTTCAAGGAGAAGCGCGCGCCGAACTTCAAGATGAAGTAG
- a CDS encoding acyl-CoA synthetase: MALNIADLAEHAIDAVPDRVALICGDEQLTYAQLEEKANRLAHYLLDQGVKKDDKVGLYCRNRIEIVIAMLGIVKAGAILVNVNFRYVEGELKYLFDNSDMVALVHERRYADRVANVLPETPNVKTILSVEDGSDPEDGDYQRYGGVEFYAALEQGSPQRDFGERSPDDIYLLYTGGTTGFPKGVMWRHEDIYRVLFGGTDFATGEFVKDEYDLAKTAAENPPMVRYPIPPMIHGATQSATWMSIFSGQTTVLAPEFDADEVWQTIEKHKVNLLFFTGDAMARPLLDALTRLHDAGREPDLSSLFLLASTAALFSTSIKEKFLELLPNRVITDSIGSSETGFGGTSIVAKGQSHTGGPRVTIDHRTVVLDEDGNEVKPGSGVRGMIAKKGNIPIGYYKDEKKTAETFKTFNGIRYAIPGDYAEVEADGSVTMLGRGSQSINSGGEKIYPEEVEAALKGHPDVFDALVVGVPDERFGNCVAAVVHRRPGTNPTFAELDAFVRQEIAGYKVPRKIWWVDEIHRTPAGKPDYRWAKDITEERPADEVHVNHVGSSR, from the coding sequence GTGGCCTTGAACATCGCTGATCTTGCCGAGCACGCCATCGACGCCGTGCCAGACCGTGTCGCCCTCATCTGCGGCGACGAGCAGCTCACCTACGCACAGCTCGAGGAGAAGGCGAACCGCCTGGCGCACTACCTCCTCGACCAGGGCGTCAAGAAGGACGACAAGGTCGGGCTGTACTGCCGAAACCGCATCGAGATCGTGATCGCGATGCTGGGCATCGTGAAGGCGGGCGCCATCCTGGTAAACGTCAACTTCCGCTACGTCGAGGGCGAGCTGAAGTACCTCTTCGACAACTCCGACATGGTCGCGTTGGTGCATGAGCGCCGCTACGCCGACCGGGTCGCCAACGTGCTGCCCGAGACGCCGAACGTCAAGACCATCCTGTCGGTGGAAGACGGCAGCGACCCAGAAGATGGGGACTATCAGCGCTACGGCGGCGTCGAGTTCTACGCCGCACTCGAACAGGGTTCACCCCAGCGCGATTTCGGCGAGCGCAGCCCAGACGACATCTACCTGCTCTACACCGGCGGTACCACCGGATTCCCCAAGGGCGTCATGTGGCGTCACGAGGACATCTACCGGGTGTTGTTCGGCGGCACCGACTTTGCGACGGGCGAGTTCGTCAAGGACGAGTACGACCTGGCCAAGACCGCCGCGGAGAATCCGCCGATGGTCCGCTACCCGATCCCGCCGATGATCCACGGCGCCACGCAGTCGGCGACCTGGATGTCGATCTTCTCGGGCCAAACAACCGTGCTGGCACCGGAATTCGACGCCGACGAGGTGTGGCAGACGATCGAGAAGCACAAGGTGAACCTGCTGTTCTTCACCGGCGATGCGATGGCGCGCCCGCTGCTCGATGCGCTGACCAGGCTGCACGACGCCGGTAGGGAGCCCGATCTCTCGAGCCTGTTCCTATTGGCAAGCACCGCCGCACTGTTCTCCACGAGCATCAAGGAGAAGTTCCTCGAACTGCTGCCCAACCGAGTGATCACCGACTCGATCGGCTCGTCGGAGACGGGCTTCGGCGGCACGAGCATCGTGGCGAAGGGGCAGTCGCACACGGGCGGACCGCGGGTGACGATCGACCACCGCACGGTCGTGCTCGACGAGGACGGCAACGAGGTGAAGCCGGGCTCCGGAGTGCGCGGGATGATCGCTAAGAAGGGCAACATCCCGATCGGCTATTACAAGGACGAGAAGAAGACCGCCGAGACGTTCAAGACCTTCAACGGCATCCGCTACGCGATTCCCGGCGACTATGCGGAGGTCGAGGCCGACGGCAGCGTGACGATGCTCGGCCGCGGTTCGCAGTCGATCAACAGCGGCGGCGAGAAGATCTACCCAGAAGAGGTGGAGGCCGCTCTCAAGGGCCATCCGGACGTGTTCGACGCGTTGGTCGTCGGTGTCCCCGACGAGCGCTTCGGCAACTGCGTCGCCGCCGTCGTACACCGTAGGCCGGGCACCAACCCGACGTTCGCCGAACTCGACGCGTTCGTGCGCCAGGAGATCGCGGGATACAAAGTGCCGCGCAAGATCTGGTGGGTCGACGAGATTCACCGGACTCCGGCGGGCAAGCCCGACTACCGGTGGGCCAAGGACATCACCGAGGAGCGACCCGCCGACGAAGTGCACGTCAACCATGTGGGGTCGTCCAGATAA